From the genome of Arthrobacter alpinus, one region includes:
- a CDS encoding aminodeoxychorismate lyase — MTVLVFLDPAFPAGRIVDAGTPALLATDQGVTRGDGIFESLLAVNGQPRKVDAHFARLAGSAHAMDLAIPGKEAWLAAMTTAVTAFTSAEPAVLDGHTTTNVVLKLIVTRGPDGAPTPTAWVQASALSPALAEQRAKGLDVIFLDRGYDSTISERAPWLLLGAKTLSYAVNMAALRHAHQQGADDVIFTSSDGKVLEGPTSSVLLAHITDDGGVPVKRLITPNLDSGILPGTTQGALFAAAQEAGWELGYGPVEPADLLDADAVWLISSLRLLAPVNTIDGLEIGTAEVRARLSAELSALLSTTH; from the coding sequence ATGACTGTATTGGTTTTTTTGGACCCCGCTTTCCCCGCCGGACGCATCGTAGACGCTGGCACGCCCGCCCTTCTGGCCACCGACCAGGGCGTGACCCGCGGCGACGGCATCTTTGAATCGCTACTGGCTGTCAACGGTCAGCCTCGAAAGGTTGACGCCCACTTTGCAAGGCTGGCAGGCTCTGCGCACGCCATGGACCTGGCCATCCCAGGCAAGGAAGCGTGGCTGGCGGCCATGACGACGGCGGTCACGGCCTTCACCTCCGCAGAGCCCGCCGTGCTGGACGGGCACACCACCACGAACGTGGTGCTGAAGCTGATTGTCACCCGCGGCCCGGACGGTGCCCCCACGCCCACCGCCTGGGTGCAGGCGTCGGCACTCTCCCCGGCCCTTGCCGAGCAGCGGGCCAAGGGCCTGGACGTGATCTTCCTGGACCGCGGCTATGACAGCACCATCTCCGAGCGTGCGCCATGGCTGCTGCTGGGCGCCAAGACCCTCTCCTACGCCGTGAACATGGCGGCCCTACGCCACGCCCACCAACAGGGCGCCGATGACGTGATCTTCACCAGTAGTGACGGGAAAGTGTTGGAGGGACCGACGTCGTCCGTCCTGTTGGCACATATCACGGACGACGGCGGGGTCCCCGTCAAGCGCCTCATCACACCCAACCTTGACAGCGGCATCTTGCCCGGCACCACCCAAGGTGCGTTATTTGCCGCAGCGCAAGAGGCCGGCTGGGAACTGGGCTACGGCCCGGTGGAGCCGGCGGATCTACTGGACGCCGACGCCGTCTGGCTGATTTCCAGCCTCCGCCTGCTGGCGCCGGTCAACACGATCGACGGGTTGGAGATCGGAACCGCCGAGGTACGTGCCCGGCTGAGCGCAGAGCTCAGCGCACTACTGTCGACAACGCACTAA
- a CDS encoding HdeD family acid-resistance protein, whose product MSSQQPTGIIFDEFALDPAKLAKSAIKGLRFAFGISGAVALILGVLLLFWPTKTLAVVAVFLGLNFLITGAVKLALGIFTHGLSAGMRILDILFGLILAVAGIVAIKNSAATGEFLLIFTVIIIGIGWIIEGILAVVESGTSTSRTWAVLFGGLSIVAGIVVLVVPTWTAAWLLLITGVSLVILGLAGIVRAVTFGRGILAGLSAGT is encoded by the coding sequence ATGAGTTCACAACAGCCCACCGGTATTATCTTCGACGAGTTCGCTCTCGACCCGGCCAAACTGGCCAAGTCAGCCATCAAAGGTTTACGGTTTGCCTTTGGCATCAGCGGTGCCGTTGCCTTGATTCTAGGTGTTCTCCTGCTCTTCTGGCCCACCAAGACACTTGCGGTGGTCGCCGTTTTCTTGGGCCTGAACTTCCTCATCACCGGTGCCGTGAAACTGGCCCTGGGTATTTTCACGCACGGGCTTTCCGCCGGAATGCGGATTCTGGACATTCTCTTTGGGTTGATCCTAGCCGTGGCGGGAATCGTCGCCATCAAGAACTCCGCGGCAACCGGGGAGTTCTTGCTGATCTTCACGGTCATCATCATTGGCATCGGCTGGATCATTGAAGGCATCTTGGCAGTCGTTGAGTCCGGTACAAGCACATCACGGACCTGGGCCGTCCTCTTTGGCGGTCTGAGCATCGTGGCAGGCATCGTGGTGCTGGTAGTCCCCACCTGGACGGCCGCATGGCTGCTGCTCATCACCGGTGTCTCCCTTGTCATCCTGGGCCTCGCCGGCATTGTCCGCGCCGTCACTTTTGGCCGCGGCATCCTTGCGGGCCTGAGCGCAGGCACCTGA
- the cls gene encoding cardiolipin synthase: MIDLVIRIVVLGVIPGNRRPTTAMAWLLCIFFLPYVGLILFLMFGNFRLSRHRRQTQEAVNLRIVEGTKEMAAEVTAYDGPAWVDSAIVLNQNLGFFPALGGNSVKLIKGYQESLDAMAAEIRGATNYVNAEFYIMSSDESTDNFFNELIAAAARGVRVRVLFDHIGSLRVPGYRTMIRRLDDSQIQWRRMLPLLPVRGQWRRPDLRNHRKILVVDGRVGYTGSQNIIEPSYRKKANHKVGRKWVELMARLEGPIVGTLNVMFATDWSSETEENLEAQLETHHWTTFAGGVLCQVVPSGPGFVTENNLRLFNTLLYSAEEQITISSPYFVPDDSLLYAITTAAQRGVQVELFVSEKGDQFLVHHAQRSYYEALLRAGVRIFLYPKPLVLHAKHFTIDEDVAIIGSSNMDMRSFSLNLEVSVMMIDKDVVMDMHQVEEDYRAVSRELHLEEWLKRPVLARYVDNVARLTATLQ, from the coding sequence ATGATCGATCTGGTGATCCGGATAGTAGTTCTCGGTGTGATCCCCGGCAACAGACGGCCCACCACGGCCATGGCCTGGCTTTTGTGCATCTTCTTCCTGCCCTATGTTGGCTTAATCCTTTTTCTCATGTTCGGCAATTTCCGGCTTTCACGGCACCGGCGTCAGACGCAGGAGGCCGTCAATCTTCGTATTGTGGAGGGCACCAAGGAAATGGCCGCCGAAGTCACTGCCTACGACGGGCCGGCCTGGGTCGATTCAGCCATTGTGCTGAACCAGAACCTCGGCTTCTTCCCGGCACTAGGCGGCAACTCCGTGAAATTGATCAAGGGCTACCAGGAATCCCTCGACGCCATGGCGGCGGAGATTCGCGGAGCCACCAACTATGTCAACGCCGAGTTTTACATAATGAGCTCGGATGAGTCCACGGATAACTTTTTCAACGAACTTATTGCCGCCGCGGCACGCGGTGTACGGGTGCGCGTGCTTTTTGACCACATCGGTTCGCTGCGGGTTCCTGGCTACCGCACCATGATTCGCCGCCTGGACGACAGCCAAATCCAGTGGCGGCGGATGCTGCCGCTACTGCCGGTGCGAGGCCAGTGGCGTCGCCCGGATTTACGCAATCACCGCAAGATCCTGGTGGTCGACGGCAGGGTGGGCTACACAGGTTCCCAGAACATCATCGAGCCCTCCTACCGGAAGAAGGCCAACCACAAGGTAGGGCGCAAATGGGTTGAACTGATGGCCCGACTTGAGGGGCCCATCGTTGGCACTCTGAACGTCATGTTTGCCACCGACTGGTCAAGCGAAACCGAAGAGAACCTGGAAGCGCAGCTGGAAACCCATCACTGGACCACCTTTGCTGGCGGCGTCCTGTGCCAGGTGGTACCCAGCGGGCCCGGATTTGTCACGGAGAACAACCTGCGCCTGTTCAACACGTTGCTGTACTCGGCCGAGGAACAGATCACCATTTCCAGCCCGTATTTTGTGCCCGATGATTCATTGCTTTATGCCATTACGACGGCGGCCCAGCGTGGGGTCCAAGTGGAACTGTTTGTTTCGGAAAAGGGCGACCAGTTCCTGGTCCACCACGCCCAGCGCTCCTACTACGAGGCACTTTTGAGGGCCGGAGTGCGGATCTTTCTCTACCCGAAACCATTGGTGCTGCACGCTAAGCATTTCACCATTGATGAAGACGTCGCGATCATTGGCTCCTCCAACATGGACATGCGCAGTTTCTCCTTGAACCTTGAGGTCTCAGTGATGATGATCGACAAGGATGTGGTGATGGATATGCATCAAGTTGAGGAAGACTACCGGGCCGTTTCGCGTGAACTGCACCTTGAGGAATGGCTGAAACGGCCTGTGCTGGCCCGCTACGTGGACAACGTGGCTAGGCTGACGGCGACGTTGCAGTAG